In one Lachnospiraceae bacterium GAM79 genomic region, the following are encoded:
- a CDS encoding ATP-binding protein, giving the protein MQSPIHEGYEYQDYFTVSIILQLMLQQIDAELIIDRKDFSGDKFDDLKLKMSNGNIEFQIKYSDDESSHKLTKDDLANGNGHDTALCDLFASWKMRKESENDTQIKLCLAWNMPTDDDPITEYLKPIQEQSLPFSVAAYSFDGDVFWPAEKLPPKSWRKFNTAIKSGLIDREAFLAFCNDLTIILEMPKASLDLKNPGALENVIIRQTEKLGVGIYPNDALNVEDIIYKLATEVKHSRAIGNRLYTNILVGRLGLIMDYGKFDQRFPVDSTHQIILGDEIERLHRVILDSKRVIISGNPGSGKSWLVDEYVDKLTSEDSKVIHYNCFQSLQDTNSLERIRVTSLYGNLVSQIVEQCPELVVHKNTIFGANKAELENLLCFIEEEFYLVVDGLDHIAREYELNKDFISHSEIEIISELLEIDFPDNCYVIISSQPINEIEKFKSKNYSVFEIEPWGIEQVKSLMTTFQISDDTIEDDDISSISAYILKKSQGNALYLSYILRQLRNLDENKKLIDEIPDYDISLSKYYSYLYTKVHNNRTVNALCGADFYLGLNDLMEITGDGKYVEQDISVLHPLLIENTLSGGFSIYHESFRRFVLDSLKDKKVDLERNVYGILADWLQKKPFFEFDKSFYYLTELLYKIKRDAENIELIEKEFVLKSVSEGYSRKRIRMNLNCIIRSAGRIRNLVALATAGELLAMLDDMNEFDSTGEEYFQAICDIKGASKLNQLMQIDGKPTFDMNTGRIACYISSKAGITPWWELYLDTEAKQYKIEELKYYYRYYLDEQGVSIIPKLMEAIEKEKVSIRNQCIEIAYDELQDYIEFDEIASIAEEQQLINWKNYLSYIETGYYPQSEVSFEVTIGNLEKIKTLRMPGEKDIMIFKEFSSQIYYLAVAGDRKVIEKVCADCKNINWFYNWIIYSVKMSELCAHTTQMDSKTICETALTNLKLLLQDTEVFKGEPRTCDLYFLQNELTRSYELAVELIVKNGTVEDLEKALGILERLDDETGTSLDHSMGGPLTDAEFLGLISRFLTIDNYEIVKPYLLRTQEKIEKNEVYDCIAAAKLRFVSLISKYNQSEALEHFDICIHYLVAYGYHKDIILLQIMDSYNIFFEAVAGNPEEERDTITKMTMALWNHTDGRETKHFLNRWFDELLKIDSKYALAFLSGLQIKFGKSWVVEGMLRSAIKKYSNDLDCLDIVIELIESLPNDTSPRIIDASTSVFRTLEQIYTGADDDERLLIKRRMNELVINVVSRFNILDSPWPDNDSCKDGSIKEFLLTVESSGFDVSQYIEYFHIKKADDMENKEVKKTVDVFEANQTRFEALTTEDAKKWFETHDLIERDVQDICRFLRNYQNDKDSLLEIMRFIITEYGGWRYSKKRKDIVLQIIEQLELDDKELSEIHMLMYLYSYEWGSSLIDKDEFLNSIRLSSDIARNIFYSELPEVIISHSGRITKGLLDALFAVGYDKNSIITIWRNAFDIMKLRFPNLDHYPIDNVLEETDELLGLRNCLLMRFIDGGKESFLATYAYLANAAEEENYSEFTEAIVFCLEHYEQYNLVTQIAIADLVRCYGYRLKDLNVDRMINAINAVYPTRNLLLDVIFSEFTIYKSYLLKCVDKHSPDYLEQEDIEFYLAEQLYDLGKEEAREGTDEYAKNSVYRDPIMQVVDTCGIDYVELYKRLHASSRLNNKIRAFVGGESKMPETNTVYKSYVIQYALHAIIEKAYRDRKPELIPQNLFRLIPDYQGIYRLFKCREIQPRNHLYDKSNSCVPFLKNNEEEYILIGCYETRTRIDYHQASFTFAYQGIVGDSNEENQIPFRRYLALAVGKGETYMISDNSESLINIVRTFDRELEDADYLWPSISISKLFNIHMEFDFLNGRYIAVNQDNDIVCIMKKWLSSYKGDSEYPGNAIPLYSGTELYIKKEYIEMLEKQFGTLMMKTCVESYTQTY; this is encoded by the coding sequence ATGCAGAGTCCAATCCATGAAGGATATGAATATCAGGATTATTTTACTGTTTCAATAATTCTACAACTGATGCTTCAACAGATAGATGCTGAGCTGATTATCGATCGTAAGGATTTCAGCGGAGATAAATTTGATGATTTAAAGTTGAAGATGTCTAATGGTAACATTGAATTTCAAATTAAGTATTCTGATGATGAAAGCTCCCATAAACTTACTAAAGATGACTTGGCAAATGGCAATGGACATGATACTGCGTTGTGTGATCTTTTCGCTTCTTGGAAAATGAGAAAAGAATCCGAAAATGATACTCAAATAAAGTTATGTCTAGCGTGGAACATGCCTACTGATGATGATCCAATTACAGAGTATTTGAAGCCTATTCAAGAACAATCTCTGCCTTTTTCGGTTGCTGCATATTCGTTTGACGGTGACGTGTTTTGGCCAGCAGAAAAATTACCACCAAAAAGTTGGAGAAAGTTTAATACGGCGATTAAGTCAGGACTTATTGATAGAGAAGCCTTTTTAGCTTTTTGTAATGATCTCACGATTATTTTAGAAATGCCTAAAGCAAGTCTGGATTTAAAGAATCCTGGAGCCCTAGAAAATGTAATTATTCGGCAAACTGAGAAATTGGGGGTAGGAATATATCCAAATGATGCTCTCAACGTGGAGGATATTATTTATAAACTTGCAACGGAAGTAAAACATTCTAGAGCGATAGGAAACAGACTTTATACAAATATATTAGTGGGGCGCCTTGGATTAATAATGGATTACGGGAAATTTGATCAAAGATTTCCGGTGGATTCAACGCATCAGATTATACTTGGTGATGAAATTGAAAGGTTACACAGAGTAATTCTTGATTCAAAACGTGTCATTATTTCAGGCAACCCTGGATCTGGAAAGTCTTGGCTTGTTGATGAATACGTAGATAAACTTACGAGTGAAGATAGTAAAGTTATACATTATAATTGTTTCCAGTCTTTACAGGATACAAATAGTCTTGAGAGAATACGTGTCACTTCCTTATATGGAAATCTAGTTTCGCAGATAGTGGAACAATGCCCAGAGCTAGTTGTACATAAAAATACAATCTTTGGTGCTAATAAAGCAGAGCTTGAAAATTTGCTTTGTTTCATTGAAGAAGAATTCTATTTAGTGGTAGATGGTCTTGATCATATAGCTAGAGAATATGAGCTAAATAAAGATTTTATTTCCCACTCTGAAATTGAAATCATTTCGGAACTGTTGGAAATCGATTTTCCTGATAACTGCTATGTAATAATATCATCGCAGCCAATAAATGAAATAGAGAAGTTTAAAAGCAAGAACTACAGTGTATTTGAGATTGAGCCTTGGGGAATAGAACAAGTAAAATCCTTGATGACGACTTTTCAAATTAGTGATGATACTATTGAAGATGATGATATTTCATCAATAAGTGCATATATACTTAAGAAATCTCAGGGAAATGCTCTATACCTTAGTTATATCCTGCGCCAATTACGAAACTTAGATGAGAATAAAAAATTAATAGACGAAATACCTGACTACGATATCAGTCTCTCTAAGTATTATTCCTATTTGTATACAAAAGTTCATAATAACCGCACGGTTAATGCACTTTGTGGGGCAGATTTCTATCTTGGTTTAAATGATTTAATGGAGATTACAGGGGACGGCAAATATGTAGAACAAGATATATCGGTGCTTCATCCATTATTGATAGAAAATACACTAAGCGGTGGCTTTTCAATCTATCATGAAAGTTTCCGCCGTTTTGTTTTAGATTCATTGAAAGATAAAAAAGTGGATTTAGAGCGAAATGTCTATGGTATTCTTGCTGATTGGTTACAGAAGAAACCATTTTTTGAATTTGATAAGTCATTTTATTATCTTACTGAATTGCTATATAAAATCAAGAGAGATGCAGAAAATATTGAATTGATTGAGAAAGAATTTGTTCTTAAATCAGTATCAGAGGGTTATTCTCGAAAACGTATAAGAATGAACTTGAATTGTATTATCCGAAGTGCGGGTAGAATTAGAAATTTAGTTGCGTTGGCAACAGCAGGTGAGTTGTTGGCAATGCTCGATGATATGAACGAATTCGATAGTACTGGAGAAGAGTACTTCCAAGCAATATGTGATATAAAGGGTGCTTCTAAACTAAATCAATTAATGCAAATTGATGGAAAACCAACCTTTGATATGAATACAGGCCGAATTGCGTGTTATATTTCTTCGAAAGCGGGTATTACACCTTGGTGGGAACTGTATTTAGATACAGAGGCTAAACAGTATAAAATTGAGGAACTTAAATACTATTATAGATATTATCTTGATGAACAAGGAGTTAGTATCATTCCTAAGCTTATGGAGGCAATAGAAAAAGAAAAGGTTTCAATAAGAAACCAATGTATTGAGATTGCGTATGATGAGTTACAGGACTATATAGAATTTGATGAAATTGCTTCAATTGCGGAGGAGCAACAACTGATTAATTGGAAAAACTATCTTTCGTATATTGAGACTGGATATTATCCGCAAAGTGAAGTTTCCTTTGAGGTTACAATTGGAAACTTGGAAAAAATCAAAACATTGAGGATGCCAGGAGAAAAAGATATAATGATTTTTAAAGAATTTTCCTCACAAATATATTATTTGGCTGTAGCGGGGGATAGGAAAGTAATAGAGAAAGTCTGTGCGGATTGTAAAAATATTAACTGGTTCTATAATTGGATAATATATTCTGTCAAGATGTCAGAATTGTGTGCACACACAACACAAATGGATTCTAAAACAATCTGTGAAACAGCACTTACTAATTTGAAACTATTGCTACAGGATACGGAAGTTTTCAAAGGAGAACCACGTACTTGTGATTTGTATTTTCTACAGAATGAATTAACAAGGTCATATGAACTGGCAGTAGAGCTGATTGTCAAAAATGGAACAGTAGAGGATCTGGAGAAAGCCCTAGGGATTCTCGAACGGCTTGATGATGAAACTGGAACAAGTTTGGATCATAGTATGGGAGGTCCATTAACTGATGCTGAATTTTTGGGCTTAATATCTCGTTTTCTGACAATTGATAATTATGAGATCGTAAAACCTTATTTATTAAGAACTCAGGAGAAAATAGAAAAAAATGAGGTATATGATTGCATAGCTGCAGCAAAGTTACGCTTTGTTAGTCTTATTTCAAAGTATAATCAGTCTGAGGCTTTAGAGCATTTTGATATATGTATACATTATCTTGTTGCATATGGATATCACAAGGATATTATTCTGTTGCAAATTATGGATTCTTATAACATTTTTTTTGAAGCTGTTGCAGGAAATCCAGAAGAGGAACGTGATACAATAACAAAAATGACAATGGCTCTTTGGAATCATACTGATGGAAGAGAAACAAAGCACTTTCTAAATCGCTGGTTTGATGAATTGCTTAAGATAGACTCGAAGTATGCACTTGCATTCCTGTCAGGGCTACAAATCAAGTTCGGAAAAAGCTGGGTTGTGGAGGGTATGTTACGTTCTGCTATAAAAAAGTATAGCAATGATTTGGATTGTTTAGATATTGTAATTGAACTGATTGAGTCGCTTCCAAATGATACAAGCCCAAGAATAATTGATGCATCCACATCTGTATTCAGAACACTAGAGCAGATATACACAGGAGCAGACGATGATGAAAGATTACTAATCAAGCGCCGTATGAATGAACTTGTTATCAATGTTGTTTCAAGATTTAATATTCTTGATAGTCCTTGGCCGGACAATGATTCGTGTAAAGATGGAAGCATTAAAGAATTTTTATTAACAGTTGAGTCATCAGGATTTGATGTTTCACAGTATATAGAATATTTCCATATAAAAAAAGCCGACGATATGGAAAACAAAGAAGTTAAGAAAACAGTGGATGTTTTTGAAGCTAATCAAACACGTTTTGAAGCTTTAACTACAGAGGATGCAAAGAAATGGTTTGAAACACATGATTTAATTGAGCGAGATGTACAAGATATCTGTAGATTCCTTAGAAATTATCAGAATGATAAGGACTCTCTACTTGAGATAATGAGATTTATAATTACTGAATACGGTGGATGGAGGTATAGTAAGAAACGTAAGGATATTGTTCTACAAATCATTGAGCAGTTGGAACTTGACGATAAAGAACTGTCAGAAATTCATATGTTGATGTACCTTTATTCATATGAATGGGGAAGCTCGTTAATTGATAAGGATGAATTTCTCAATAGTATACGACTTAGTTCTGATATAGCTCGTAACATATTTTATAGTGAATTACCTGAAGTTATTATTTCACATTCGGGCAGAATTACAAAAGGTCTTTTGGATGCACTTTTTGCGGTTGGGTATGATAAGAACAGCATTATTACGATTTGGAGAAATGCATTTGATATTATGAAACTTCGTTTCCCAAATCTTGATCATTATCCTATTGATAATGTTTTGGAAGAAACAGATGAACTATTAGGACTGCGTAATTGCTTATTAATGCGGTTTATTGATGGAGGTAAGGAATCGTTTCTGGCAACGTATGCTTATTTGGCGAATGCTGCTGAAGAAGAGAATTATTCAGAATTTACAGAAGCAATAGTATTTTGTCTAGAACATTATGAACAGTATAATCTTGTGACACAAATAGCAATTGCTGATTTAGTAAGATGTTATGGATATCGTTTGAAAGATTTGAATGTTGATCGAATGATAAATGCAATTAATGCTGTTTATCCAACCAGAAATTTGCTTTTGGACGTCATATTTTCGGAATTTACAATATATAAGAGCTATCTTTTAAAGTGTGTAGATAAGCATTCACCAGATTATTTGGAACAAGAAGATATTGAGTTTTACTTAGCTGAGCAACTATATGATCTTGGAAAAGAAGAGGCTAGAGAAGGAACCGATGAATACGCTAAGAATTCAGTATATAGAGATCCAATTATGCAGGTGGTCGATACTTGTGGTATTGACTATGTAGAACTGTACAAAAGGCTACATGCATCAAGTAGATTGAATAATAAAATACGCGCTTTTGTTGGTGGGGAAAGTAAGATGCCTGAAACAAATACCGTGTACAAATCATATGTAATTCAATATGCGCTCCACGCAATCATTGAAAAAGCTTATCGTGACAGAAAACCAGAGTTGATTCCGCAGAATTTGTTTCGGTTGATACCTGACTACCAGGGGATATATAGATTATTCAAGTGCCGTGAAATTCAACCTCGAAATCATCTATATGATAAGAGTAATTCGTGTGTTCCTTTTCTTAAAAATAATGAGGAGGAATACATTCTAATCGGATGCTATGAGACAAGAACAAGAATTGATTATCATCAGGCGTCTTTTACTTTTGCATATCAAGGTATAGTAGGAGATAGTAATGAAGAGAATCAGATCCCATTCCGACGATATTTAGCTCTAGCGGTTGGAAAAGGAGAAACTTATATGATTTCAGATAATTCGGAATCTCTTATTAATATTGTTAGAACATTTGATAGAGAATTAGAAGATGCAGATTACCTGTGGCCTAGTATTTCGATTTCTAAACTTTTTAACATTCATATGGAATTTGATTTTTTGAATGGAAGATATATTGCAGTTAATCAGGATAATGATATTGTTTGTATTATGAAAAAATGGTTATCGAGTTACAAAGGTGACAGCGAATATCCAGGCAATGCAATTCCATTATATAGTGGTACCGAGTTGTATATAAAGAAAGAGTATATCGAAATGTTGGAGAAACAATTTGGAACATTGATGATGAAAACTTGCGTGGAATCATATACGCAGACTTACTGA
- a CDS encoding putative DNA binding domain-containing protein codes for MTEKEFKEILDAEETDTVEFKSWINARNMKEIISLAVDELIAFANTKGGTVYFGVEDKPVEVTGCDRNYDGQRIIEGIYDRTVPPLFTEISDFEYQGKLVIAISVKADGKTYTTTDGRCLKRLGKNSKPAYPDELSNVYSSAQNPDFSGRIIGESTLDDVNKLEVYSLKEKLRVRDSKSTLPDLDDIDFLRDLQLIKYDGDVERLTIAGLLFVGKETSIQRLLPQAEVIYLHYSADNLEEYDARLDLKLPLISVIDKLTERVQAYSKIENIQVGLFRLEVEDFPERVFQEALLNALSHRDYQSNAAVYVKQYPDRIVIENPGGFLDGITEDNIITHPSIPRNKLIAETLQNLKYVQRTGQGVDIIFKDMVSMGKPYPRYRSFNDAVSLTIFSAIDNTEFVKFITEVQDKNSKIMPLAEMMILRDLMDNRKEQLSELSRKVQKSLDETKKSCNELVSRGLIEIVGKEYMLTAKVYEALKSDVEYTRDKTVQYIKAKNMILEYLQTNDQITSAKIQEMCGFTKQQARSVIDKMRSENLITLTGKGPAARYVVYK; via the coding sequence ATGACCGAAAAAGAATTTAAAGAAATATTAGATGCTGAGGAAACTGATACAGTTGAATTTAAGTCTTGGATAAATGCAAGAAATATGAAAGAAATTATTTCCCTTGCTGTTGATGAATTAATTGCATTTGCAAATACTAAGGGCGGAACAGTTTATTTTGGAGTAGAAGATAAGCCTGTTGAAGTTACTGGTTGTGATAGAAATTATGATGGTCAGCGTATTATTGAGGGAATTTATGACAGGACGGTACCACCATTATTTACAGAAATATCAGACTTCGAGTATCAAGGAAAACTTGTTATTGCAATATCAGTCAAAGCAGATGGAAAGACATATACAACTACAGATGGCAGATGCCTGAAGCGATTAGGTAAGAATTCAAAACCTGCATATCCGGATGAGTTGAGCAATGTTTATTCTTCTGCACAGAATCCGGATTTTTCTGGCAGAATTATAGGTGAGAGTACTCTGGATGACGTAAATAAGTTAGAAGTGTATAGTCTGAAGGAAAAGTTAAGAGTCAGGGATTCTAAATCCACATTACCAGATTTGGATGATATAGATTTTTTGAGAGATTTACAGCTTATAAAATATGATGGAGATGTAGAACGACTGACTATTGCAGGTCTGCTCTTTGTGGGAAAAGAAACCTCAATTCAAAGATTGTTACCGCAGGCGGAAGTTATATATTTGCATTATTCAGCTGATAATTTAGAAGAATACGATGCAAGACTTGATTTGAAGTTGCCATTAATAAGTGTCATTGACAAGCTGACAGAGAGAGTACAAGCATACAGTAAGATAGAGAACATTCAGGTAGGATTATTCAGACTTGAGGTAGAAGATTTTCCAGAGAGAGTATTTCAGGAAGCACTTCTCAATGCGTTGTCCCATAGAGACTATCAGAGCAATGCAGCAGTTTATGTAAAACAATATCCGGATCGAATTGTTATTGAAAATCCAGGAGGATTCCTTGATGGAATTACAGAGGACAATATCATAACGCATCCATCTATACCAAGAAATAAACTGATAGCAGAGACACTGCAAAATTTGAAATATGTTCAGAGAACAGGTCAGGGAGTAGATATCATCTTTAAGGACATGGTTTCAATGGGTAAGCCTTATCCAAGATACAGATCATTTAATGATGCAGTTTCTTTGACAATATTTAGTGCAATAGATAATACAGAATTTGTTAAGTTTATTACGGAAGTACAGGATAAAAATAGTAAAATTATGCCTTTGGCTGAGATGATGATATTAAGAGACTTAATGGACAACAGAAAAGAGCAGTTATCAGAGCTATCAAGGAAAGTTCAAAAATCTCTGGATGAAACAAAAAAGTCATGTAATGAGCTGGTTAGCAGAGGTCTGATTGAGATTGTAGGCAAAGAATATATGCTGACTGCTAAGGTTTATGAGGCACTAAAATCAGATGTGGAATATACAAGAGATAAAACGGTTCAGTATATCAAGGCAAAAAATATGATTTTAGAATATCTACAGACAAATGACCAGATAACATCTGCTAAGATACAGGAGATGTGCGGATTTACTAAGCAGCAGGCAAGAAGTGTCATTGATAAAATGAGGAGTGAAAATCTGATTACTTTAACAGGTAAAGGACCAGCAGCCAGGTATGTTGTGTATAAATAA